A window of the Brassica napus cultivar Da-Ae chromosome A2, Da-Ae, whole genome shotgun sequence genome harbors these coding sequences:
- the LOC106406268 gene encoding protein ENHANCED DISEASE RESISTANCE 2-like: MNQTESSVGTNNTKPALTGSTSAVPEWTTETINGGSFRQVDLHTGTNGWASPPGNVFSLRSTNYFTKKQKSPGGDYLLSPAGVDWLKSTIKLDNIMSRPANRVAHALRKAQSRGESQNSFIFAVNCELSGKEHYHLVLYFATEEPLPSDSPLQRFIDGDDTYRNQRFKIVSQVVKGPWVVKAAAGQFGAFLVGKTVKCNYYKGSNYFEIDVDTGSSAIMSAVVRLLLGYTKNFMADIGFVIEAKGEDELPERLIGGASRAGLQGGTSSATASGGASKKIHWGQIIIIKKILLNNN, encoded by the coding sequence ATGAACCAAACCGAAAGCTCCGTAGGAACTAATAACACCAAACCGGCCCTAACCGGATCAACGTCCGCCGTACCGGAATGGACAACCGAGACCATCAATGGTGGATCATTCCGCCAAGTAGATCTCCATACCGGAACCAACGGCTGGGCCTCGCCTCCAGGCAACGTCTTCTCTCTCCGCTCCACTAACTATttcaccaaaaaacaaaaatctccCGGCGGAGACTACCTCCTCTCTCCCGCCGGCGTTGACTGGCTCAAATCCACTATAAAACTCGACAACATCATGTCCCGTCCCGCCAACCGTGTGGCCCACGCGCTCAGAAAAGCCCAGTCACGTGGCGAGTCGCAAAACAGCTTCATCTTCGCTGTGAACTGCGAACTTTCAGGCAAGGAGCACTACCACTTGGTGTTATACTTCGCGACGGAAGAGCCTCTTCCCTCAGACTCCCCCCTCCAACGTTTCATCGACGGAGACGACACGTACCGTAACCAGAGATTCAAGATAGTGAGCCAAGTCGTGAAAGGTCCTTGGGTGGTTAAAGCGGCGGCAGGGCAGTTCGGGGCGTTTCTTGTCGGTAAGACCGTGAAGTGTAACTATTATAAAGGGTCTAACTACTTTGAGATCGATGTGGATACAGGTAGCTCGGCGATCATGTCTGCGGTTGTACGGCTTCTGTTGGGGTATACCAAGAACTTTATGGCCGATATAGGCTTTGTTATCGAGGCAAAAGGAGAGGATGAGCTGCCGGAGAGACTGATCGGGGGTGCTAGCAGGGCCGGCTTACAAGGGGGGACAAGCAGTGCGACCGCCAGTGGCGGAGCCAGCAAAAAAATTCACTGGGggcaaataataattattaaaaaaatattattaaataataattaa
- the LOC106404038 gene encoding uncharacterized protein slr1919-like has translation MRNVVVVIAFRHHRRVSPLKRIITSRGDKRIGFNHGGCLWRGRDDANISWISPFYLQHRTYSREFTSVHGGRPTAEYAKLRRESLESEFGEALGTYSTKSFSAAYRFGPFLALYRAAIISFHVVKLAFWQLFVRDMRKRAVKFRETLISLGPFYIKLGQALSTRPDILPSIYCQELSKLQDQIPPFPTSVAMRCIEEQLGAPVSKLFADISPKPVAAASLGQVYKGHLHSGQLVAIKVQRPGMSILLTRDALLFHMIGGQLKRFAKARKDLLVAVNEMVRHMFEEIDYVREAKNAERFASLYSFDSGNDQIGDNAGARNMSRNHRAENIKVPKIHWNFTRTAVLTMEWVDGIKLTDEITLKRASLDRRDLIDQGLSCSLKQLLEVGFFHADPHPGNLVATKEGSLVYFDFGMMGNIPRHYRVGLIQILVHFVNRDSLSLANDFLSLGFLPEGVDIQAVSNALRSSFGSSTRISQDFQGVMEQLYDVMYEFNFSLPPDYALVIRSLGSLEGTAKILDPEFKVIESAYPFVIGRLLADPSPDMRKILRELVICNDGSIRWNRLERLVAAISEQASATSGESPEDKTLKKSSELKSFDVNSVVSATEDLLLFILSEKGQRVRVFLLQDIIRVVDIFLEEEALYSNLKKKQTINLREEGTMKRVRNGFKGLSEAVKLAPGMWTAMLLRMSRKPEVHSYALDIVYALSSHFGHKVPHTFWILLSKLLHRNK, from the exons ATGAGGAATGTCGTCGTCGTCATTGCTTTCCGCCATCACCGCCGCGTCTCGCCGCTCAAGAGAA TTATAACTTCACGTGGTGACAAACGTATTGGCTTTAACCATGGGGGCTGCTTATGGAGAGGGAGGGATGATGCGAATATATCATGGATTTCACCATTTTACTTGCAACACAGAAC GTATTCGAGGGAGTTCACGAGTGTTCACGGTGGAAGACCGACGGCGGAGTATGCAAAGTTGAGGAGAGAATCTCTTGAAAGTGAATTTGGAGAAGCTCTTGGAACGTATAGCACGAAAAGTTTCTCTGCAGCGTATCGTTTTGGGCCCTTTTTGGCGTTATATAGAGCTGCAATTATTTCGTTTCATGtggtgaagcttgcattttggCAGCTCTTTGTAAGGGATATGAGGAAACGTGCTGTCAAG TTTCGTGAGACTCTTATCAGCTTGGGGCCTTTCTACATTAAG CTTGGACAGGCGCTGAGCACGAGACCAGACATATTACCCTCTATTTATTGTCAGGAGCTTTCAAAATTGCAG GATCAAATTCCTCCATTTCCAACTAGTGTTGCCATGCGATGTATTGAAGAGCAACTGGGTGCTCCGGTGTCGAAACTTTTTGCAGATATCAGTCCTAAGCCTGTTGCTGCTGCATCTCTGGGCCAGGTATACAAAG GTCATCTGCATTCTGGACAGTTGGTAGCTATTAAGGTTCAAAGACCTGGAATGTCAATATTGCTAACACGTGATGCCCTCTTATTCCATATGATCGGGGGACAACTCAAACGATTTGCCAAAGCCCGTAAGGATCTTTTGGTAGCAGTGAATGAGATG GTCAGGCATATGTTTGAAGAAATAGATTACGTTCGAGAGGCAAAAAATGCAGAACGATTTGCTTCTTTATATTCTTTTGATTCAG GGAATGATCAGATTGGTGATAACGCTGGAGCTAGGAATATGTCCAGGAACCATAGAGCAGAGAACATTAAAGTTCCTAAAATACACTGGAATTTTACGCGAACCGCGGTTCTCACAATGGAATGGGTTGATGGCATAAAACTAACAGATGAAATTACGCTGAAAAGGGCTTCTCTTGATAGAAGGGACTTGATTGATCAG GGCCTCTCCTGTTCGTTAAAGCAGCTGCTTGAGGTTGGATTCTTTCATGCTGATCCGCACCCAGGAAATCTTGTGGCTACTAAAGAAGGGTCTCTTGTTTATTTCGACTTCGGGATGATGGGGAATATCCCACGCCATTACCGTGTGGGACTTATTCAAATT CTGGTGCATTTTGTCAACCGTGACTCTCTAAGTTTGGCGAATGATTTCCTTTCCTTGGGATTTTTACCTGAAGGGGTCGATATACAAGCAGTTTCAAATGCTTTGCGTTCCTCCTTTGGTTCTAGTACTAGAATTTCACAAGATTTCCAG GGGGTGATGGAACAATTATATGATGTTATGTACGAGTTCAATTTTTCGCTGCCTCCAGATTATGCTCTGGTGATAAGATCCCTTGGTTCGCTAGAAGGCACTGCAAAGATTCTTGATCCAGAATTTAAAGTGATCGAGAGCGCGTATCCATTTGTTATTGGGAGGCTATTAGCAGATCCAAGCCCAGACATGAGGAAAATACTAAGGGAACTTGTCATTTGTAACGATGGATCAATAAGGTGGAATCGCCTTGAACGCCTA GTAGCAGCAATATCCGAACAGGCCTCTGCAACTTCCGGAGAGTCTCCAGAAGACAAAACACTGAAGAAATCATCAGAACTTAAATCATTCGACGTGAATTCAGTAGTGTCCGCGACAGAGGATCTGTTATTGTTCATATTATCAGAGAAAGGGCAGAGAGTTAGGGTCTTCCTTCTTCAGGACATAATCAGAGTGGTTGATATATTCCTGGAAGAAGAGGCTCTTTATTCCAacttgaagaagaagcagaccATCAATCTCAGG GAAGAAGGGACAATGAAAAGAGTGAGAAATGGATTCAAAGGTCTGAGCGAAGCCGTGAAGCTAGCACCTGGAATGTGGACAGCAATGCTTCTACGGATGTCAAGGAAACCTGAGGTTCATAGTTATGCTTTAGATATTGTTTATGCATTGTCTTCACATTTTGGACACAAAGTGCCACACACTTTTTGGATCCTTTTATCCAAACTGCTCCATCGCAATAAGTAg
- the LOC106404055 gene encoding probable protein phosphatase 2C 71 isoform X2, with protein sequence MGYAELVQSYSNKMRVVEAPASGGGLSQNGKFSYGYASSAGKRSSMEDFFETRIDGIDGEIVGLFGVFDGHGGARAAEYLKRHLFSNLITHPKFISDTKSAIADAYNHTDSELLESENSHTRDDAGSTASTAILVGDRLLVANVGDSRAVICRAGNAFAVSRDHKPDQSDERERIENAGGFVMWAGTWRVGGVLAVSRSFGDRLLKQYVIADPEIQEEKIDDSLEFLILASDGLWDVFSNEEAVAVVKEVEEPEESTKKLVGEAIKRGSADNITCVVVRFLESKTANIKASDISSTRSSSSQEANQGETAVRDDSDHKMSTKQTNQDHTAVHLDRNAEVEARSDDSGRISSNQKPVENTAAGSSVSSEQSGSAGENNQPGQGHITVHNSLDRTVANQNPTAAHGDSTTSKASGFPSYQ encoded by the exons atgggaTATGCGGAGTTGGTGCAGTCGTATTCAAACAAGATGCGGGTTGTTGAAGCCCCAGCGAGTGGAGGCGGTCTCAG CCAGAACGGAAAGTTTAGCTACGGATATGCAAGCTCAGCTGGGAAGAGGTCATCTATGGAGGACTTCTTCGAGACTAGGATCGATGGTATCGATGGAGAAATCGTTGGTCTCTTTGGAGTCTTTGATG GCCATGGTGGAGCCAGAGCAGCTGAGTATTTGAAACGCCATCTTTTCAGCAATCTTATCACTCATCCTAAGTTCATTTCTGACACCAAATCTGCTATAG CTGATGCTTATAATCATACAGACTCTGAACTTCTCGAGTCAGAGAATAGTCACACTAGAGACGACGCTGGTTCAACTGCCTCTACAGCTATTCTCGTTGGCGATCGTTTACTTGTTGCAAATGTTGGTGATTCCAGAGCTGTTATCTGTAGAGCCGGAAACG CCTTTGCTGTGTCAAGAGACCATAAACCTGACCAAAGTGATGAGCGTGAACGGATTGAGAATGCTGGTGGTTTTGTCATGTGGGCAG GGACTTGGAGAGTTGGAGGAGTGCTTGCAGTTTCTCGCTCGTTTGGTGATCGACTTCTGAAACAGTATGTTATTGCTGATCCAGAGATTCAG GAAGAGAAGATTGATGATTCTCTTGAGTTTCTGATCCTTGCCAGCGATGGATTATGGGATGTTTTCTCCAACGAG GAAGCTGTAGCAGTGGTGAAAGAGGTTGAAGAACCAGAGGAGTCCACCAAGAAACTTGTGGGAGAAGCAATAAAGAGAGGCAGTGCGGACAATATTACATGTGTAGTTGTCCGTTTTCTGGAGAGCAAGACTGCTAACATCAAAGCTTCCGACATATCCTCAACACGTTCCAGCTCATCTCAGGAAGCAAATCAAGGGGAAACCGCAGTTAGAGATGACTCAGACCACAAGATGTCAACCAAACAAACCAATCAAGACCATACCGCAGTGCACTTGGACCGTAATGCTGAGGTTGAAGCTAGAAGCGACGATTCCGGTCGCATCAGCTCGAATCAAAAGCCAGTTGAGAATACAGCAGCAGGAAGCAGTGTTTCTTCAGAACAAAGTGGCTCAGCAGGAGAAAATAACCAACCTGGTCAAGGGCACATCACAGTACACAACAGTTTGGACCGGACCGTTGCTAATCAAAATCCAACCGCAGCTCACGGTGACTCCACAACAAGCAAGGCAAGTGGCTTTCCCTCTTATCAATAA
- the LOC106404055 gene encoding probable protein phosphatase 2C 59 isoform X1, whose translation MRSWCSRIQTRCGLLKPQRVEAVSGYTSFSLSSFSALDKLIDHNVHYLTCSQNGKFSYGYASSAGKRSSMEDFFETRIDGIDGEIVGLFGVFDGHGGARAAEYLKRHLFSNLITHPKFISDTKSAIADAYNHTDSELLESENSHTRDDAGSTASTAILVGDRLLVANVGDSRAVICRAGNAFAVSRDHKPDQSDERERIENAGGFVMWAGTWRVGGVLAVSRSFGDRLLKQYVIADPEIQEEKIDDSLEFLILASDGLWDVFSNEEAVAVVKEVEEPEESTKKLVGEAIKRGSADNITCVVVRFLESKTANIKASDISSTRSSSSQEANQGETAVRDDSDHKMSTKQTNQDHTAVHLDRNAEVEARSDDSGRISSNQKPVENTAAGSSVSSEQSGSAGENNQPGQGHITVHNSLDRTVANQNPTAAHGDSTTSKASGFPSYQ comes from the exons ATGCGGAGTTGGTGCAGTCGTATTCAAACAAGATGCGGGTTGTTGAAGCCCCAGCGAGTGGAGGCGGTCTCAGGTTAcacttccttctctctctcttccttctcagCTCTAGATAAACTTATAGACCACAATGTCCATTATTTAACTTGCAGCCAGAACGGAAAGTTTAGCTACGGATATGCAAGCTCAGCTGGGAAGAGGTCATCTATGGAGGACTTCTTCGAGACTAGGATCGATGGTATCGATGGAGAAATCGTTGGTCTCTTTGGAGTCTTTGATG GCCATGGTGGAGCCAGAGCAGCTGAGTATTTGAAACGCCATCTTTTCAGCAATCTTATCACTCATCCTAAGTTCATTTCTGACACCAAATCTGCTATAG CTGATGCTTATAATCATACAGACTCTGAACTTCTCGAGTCAGAGAATAGTCACACTAGAGACGACGCTGGTTCAACTGCCTCTACAGCTATTCTCGTTGGCGATCGTTTACTTGTTGCAAATGTTGGTGATTCCAGAGCTGTTATCTGTAGAGCCGGAAACG CCTTTGCTGTGTCAAGAGACCATAAACCTGACCAAAGTGATGAGCGTGAACGGATTGAGAATGCTGGTGGTTTTGTCATGTGGGCAG GGACTTGGAGAGTTGGAGGAGTGCTTGCAGTTTCTCGCTCGTTTGGTGATCGACTTCTGAAACAGTATGTTATTGCTGATCCAGAGATTCAG GAAGAGAAGATTGATGATTCTCTTGAGTTTCTGATCCTTGCCAGCGATGGATTATGGGATGTTTTCTCCAACGAG GAAGCTGTAGCAGTGGTGAAAGAGGTTGAAGAACCAGAGGAGTCCACCAAGAAACTTGTGGGAGAAGCAATAAAGAGAGGCAGTGCGGACAATATTACATGTGTAGTTGTCCGTTTTCTGGAGAGCAAGACTGCTAACATCAAAGCTTCCGACATATCCTCAACACGTTCCAGCTCATCTCAGGAAGCAAATCAAGGGGAAACCGCAGTTAGAGATGACTCAGACCACAAGATGTCAACCAAACAAACCAATCAAGACCATACCGCAGTGCACTTGGACCGTAATGCTGAGGTTGAAGCTAGAAGCGACGATTCCGGTCGCATCAGCTCGAATCAAAAGCCAGTTGAGAATACAGCAGCAGGAAGCAGTGTTTCTTCAGAACAAAGTGGCTCAGCAGGAGAAAATAACCAACCTGGTCAAGGGCACATCACAGTACACAACAGTTTGGACCGGACCGTTGCTAATCAAAATCCAACCGCAGCTCACGGTGACTCCACAACAAGCAAGGCAAGTGGCTTTCCCTCTTATCAATAA
- the LOC106445135 gene encoding uncharacterized protein LOC106445135 isoform X2 translates to MAFSCLIPLIHSPTTMNSMRGLDLQGDVFSILVHLTLSKKAPTRSPVTNGNSTPNRFFKRLFRPPSPAKCIVARQHVSSVKRNEAAWVWIRDLILQEFKKRSPVNLPTKSWF, encoded by the exons ATGGCTTTttcatgtttaattccattaaTCCATTCACCCACGACGATGAATTCAATGCGTGGTTTAGATCTGCAAGGCGATGTGTTTTCGA TCTTAGTTCATCTCACTCTTTCCAAAAAGGCTCCGACGAGATCTCCGGTGACTAATGGGAACTCCACGCCGAATAGATTCTTCAAACGGCTGTTCCGTCCTCCGTCTCCGGCTAAATGCATCGTCGCGAGACAGCACGTCTCCTCCGTGAAGCGGAATGAGGCAGCGTGGGTTTGGATAAGAGATTTGATTCTCCAAGAGTTTAAGAAAA GATCTCCGGTCAATCTCCCTACCAAGAGTTGGTTTTAA
- the LOC106445135 gene encoding uncharacterized protein LOC106445135 isoform X1 — translation MAFSCLIPLIHSPTTMNSMRGLDLQGDVFSSINRSVFIFLESPSLHISYYLRFSYFTVLVHLTLSKKAPTRSPVTNGNSTPNRFFKRLFRPPSPAKCIVARQHVSSVKRNEAAWVWIRDLILQEFKKRSPVNLPTKSWF, via the exons ATGGCTTTttcatgtttaattccattaaTCCATTCACCCACGACGATGAATTCAATGCGTGGTTTAGATCTGCAAGGCGATGTGTTTTCGAGTATAAATAGGTCAGTGTTTATCTTCTTGGAATCACCATCTCTTCATATCTCTTACTATCTCcgattttcatattttacagTCTTAGTTCATCTCACTCTTTCCAAAAAGGCTCCGACGAGATCTCCGGTGACTAATGGGAACTCCACGCCGAATAGATTCTTCAAACGGCTGTTCCGTCCTCCGTCTCCGGCTAAATGCATCGTCGCGAGACAGCACGTCTCCTCCGTGAAGCGGAATGAGGCAGCGTGGGTTTGGATAAGAGATTTGATTCTCCAAGAGTTTAAGAAAA GATCTCCGGTCAATCTCCCTACCAAGAGTTGGTTTTAA
- the LOC106425489 gene encoding uncharacterized protein LOC106425489, which produces MALVIMNVLLLLFSVVLVRSDQTTTPLKSFKINPGYFGDGRVWSYGFWKGKDGKGCYNTACSGFVQVSQTIPIVQPIDISPTEPSFLRPFIHQDKNTGNWWLTYLGPDKPNGDLGYWPKELFDHFDNGANMVGVGGVVKASPSGSSPPMGNGKFPDGGRRTSAIFANIDVLNSNYEQSKISSFPIEILVDSPQCYGLRVGTVKWYRRTRLGYFFNYGGPGGNSCGV; this is translated from the exons ATGGCTCTCGTTATTATGAATGTCTTACTTCTTTTATTCTCGGTAGTCTTAGTTCGTTCCGATCAAACTACCACGCCTCTCAAATCCTTTAAG ATAAATCCAGGATATTTTGGCGACGGACGTGTTTGGTCATATGGATTTTGGAAg GGTAAAGATGGAAAAGGATGTTACAATACAGCTTGTTCAGGGTTTGTTCAAGTATCACAGACGATCCCCATAGTTCAACCCATTGATATTTCACCAACAGAACCTTCCTTTTTACGTCCCTTCATACATCAG GATAAAAATACAGGGAACTGGTGGCTTACATATCTGGGGCCAGATAAACCCAACGGTGATCTCGGTTATTGGCCAAAAGAATTATTTGACCATTTTGACAATGGTGCGAATATGGTTGGAGTAGGTGGTGTGGTTAAAGCTTCGCCTTCTGGTTCAAGCCCTCCAATGGGTAATGGTAAATTTCCAGATGGAGGCCGGAGAACTTCAGCAATTTTTGCAAACATTGATGTCTTGAATTCTAACTACGAGCAAAGTAAAATCAGTTCTTTTCCTATTGAGATATTGGTAGATAGTCCACAATGCTACGGGCTAAGAGTCGGTACGGTAAAGTGGTACCGTCGTACTCGTCTAGGGTACTTTTTCAATTACGGTGGTCCAGGAGGAAACTCTTGTGGAGTTTGA